The genomic DNA GGTGGATGAGAGGGTGGTGATTAGGGAGGAGGGGGAGAGGAAGTATGGGGTGGTGGGATTTGCGGGCGTGGCGACGGAGGAGGTGGTGGCGGAGAAGGTAGAGAAGTTGAAGGAGAGCTTGGAGAAAGATGGGTATAAGATTATAGGGGATTATATTCTGGCGAGGTATAATCCGCCATGGACTTTGCCTCCGTTCAGGACTAACGAGGTTATGATTCCAATTGAGTGATTTTTCAGATTCTGTTTCTTGTTTGTTTGTAAGATGCTCTGTTTTTTAACAAGTATTAAATAAAACATGTATTTTGTACGGTAGACTATTTTTTATGCTGCTTTGGGATGTCACTCATGTTCGTAATCGGCGATGACCAATTGTATAAGGAATGAAGAAGTCATGAATCggaaaagagaaaataagaaaataatggaTTCAGTAGGATTTTCCTTATGTTAGGATTCCCAATAGTTAGTATACATAAGAGTAATTTGTAATCAGAATCTAACTTCATAATTTACACACAAATAGCATTAGTGTTTTGTTAACAATGAAGGATACACATGATTACACCTTAATTTTGTTTGCATTAGTGTTTTGTTAACAATGAAGGATACAATGAAGGGAATTTTTGcttcaagagaaaaaaaaaacaagttttcAAGCTCAAATAGTCACGTTTTATATcaattcacttatattataacatatgaATTTATTCATAACATAACAGTCATGTCATTCACTCATATTATAACACATGAATCAGTAATATTACGTAACTTAGCGACAATATCATCATGACATCGACAAGTTTCTTTGCGAAAACTAATGTTGTATTTTATATGACAACTTTTGCACTTGAGCCCGAAATCGACCGTAGGAATGATAAGAGTTGTTCGTACCCCAAAATGGATTCATCAAATGGAATGAAAAGAGTGATTCTCCATAATATTGACTCCTTTATACAAATTATAATTTGACACGTCAAACTCGGAAATAAAACTCCATAAATATATGTCAAACTATAATTAGCAGAAAATTCCGATATTCCGATCCAAAAAGCTAAGGAACCAAATAAGATCCTCTGCGATGAATACAGATAGCTCCGCATATAGGCAATCAAATGTCTGCAATGAGAACCCAAGTCTACTACTTTGGTTTCAGTGGACGACGTACTAACTTCAATGTTTGAGGGCCTTACGCTGAAATCCTAACACCACAAACATTTGCTCTCTTTGTAGGCTACACCACCATCAATTCCGCGACAGAAACTTACATATCACCAGAGTCTATACCTCAAAAACAACTTGTATGACACAGATACACCACCACAATGGCGTCCCATGCTAATGGTACGAGGACATGTGGAGAGACGCTAAGACACATCCATGTGTTGTTGTCATGCTTAATGTCTAGATTTGGCAAATGATATCTTATCGGGTCCTTAATAGATGATTAGATTAACGACCTAACACGTTAACGGGTTCGGAACGGGTTATTCGATAACGATCCGACTTGTTGGCTGATCCAAAATCCGTTATTTTCATATCGTTCGAGGACCCAATCCACCAACTATCTGAAATGTTGGCAAACAGGGCCATAGAAGTGACCAACACTACCTTTTCCTGATCATCATGGCTTTTCCCTTTTGGTTCACGGTTCTTGTAAGAAATTGGCAGGCCTAGCTGGTATTGGACGCCCACCATAACGTGATCATCCTGTGACATGAGAGTTCTCCAGCTCTACTGGTTATGTCAGTAGCCTGCTCTGAATCCCATCATTTGTGAACGATATTCAGTTAAATAACTGTGTGTAATGTAGAACAATAAAGCCATGGATCAACAACACACCCACATACTGAATTTGTAGTTGGGACTCAAACCCAAGAACAAAACAGGATGTAACTTGCCGAAAATTCGTAACAAATTACAGACACATAATTCACACAAAGCATTTCACCCGGAGATGAGCTTCACTACAATGGTAACTAGGTTCAAAATTATGAGAGGAAATCTGAAGAATTGGCATGCATGTATAAATCCTGTGATCTGCCCCTTAAGCGTAGTTCTCCTCCCTCCTTGCAATTGCAGCAAGGTCCACCCTCTCGGACCCAAAAACCGATCTTCGTTCAGTATGGCGAATGCGTTTGCGAGCAGCAAGAAGCCTTGGAATACAGTCCACAATCCCATTTTCTGCACAACACAGGTTGACAACCTCAGTTGCTAAACATCACTGATTCACTAACTAATTAACATGAAAGGCATGTTTGGAGCTGGAGGTGCTTTTAAAATTGTTAAGGGTTGATTGGGACACCATTTGGAAGTGTTAAAAAAGCGTTTTCTGAACACATTTAGCAGAAAAACTCAGAAGAGCTTATGGGGCATAATATCTCTTTCTATAGTAGCACCCGTGCTGTTCAAGATAAAAGCACTTACAGCAAAAGTGCTTATGAGGAGAAAGAAAGCAGTCCCAACTGTGCCTTGCAAGCGTTTTCAAATAATCAAAACAATTCCGACAACGCATAAAGTAAAAGCAACAGAAGTGCTTTCAAACCTTCAATTCTTACGCGCACACAATTCAGTAAAAGATTTCAAAAGGGCATAATGAATATTCAAGCACAAACCGAAACTGTGCAAATCATGaataaattaatgaaatttaTCGATATCGTTTCAACTGTCGATAttgaaccgaaaaaaaaaaaaacaaattaaaaaagaaaaaagatcagAACTGAAAAAAGACATGTTCTTTCGTATCTTAACATAATCGAATCGATTCTAGGAAGAACAGAACGACAGGAAATCTTACCGGCGATTACTTGTTCCAGACAACAAGTCGTTTCACGGTCGAACGCCTTCGCCTTGATTTCAACAACACCGAGACGAAACAACAGGAAAGAGCGACAGTCATCGCAAATCAAATCAGAAGGACTTCAAGCACTAATCGAAGCCAGGTCAGAATCCTTGTTAACTTTTCATCCGACGGTCGTACATAATCCACGTATCACTTAAAGACATTCCCACTTAATTCTGACCCGACCCGGATGTTGGAGTCCAATATATAACGACGACCCGATAAAATGTACGGAGAGACTGAGCGAGGTTTTGCTGATGGACATGGATAAACCCTAACACTCAGCTCAAACCATGGCATCATTTCACATCTCTCCCCCACTGGTAGTAAACCCCAGAAGCGTAATTTCAAAAGGGGTAGATTTAGAATCTTTAAAGTTGAAAGCTTTCAATCCACAGTTTTTGCTACTTCAGCCCCCGAAATCGCGCAATCTAAACCCACCCGGAGTTTCCATTAACGGCGAAGACAATGGCTGCATTGAACCCATCAAACCCACTCGCCGCAGCAGGAAAAAGGGCCCCACTTCATCTGATTCAGAAGTACCCAAAAAAACCAAGCGTTCGAAGAAGTCCGAGGTCGTAAATGGCGCTGTCGAACCCGAACCTGTATCCGCAATCCAAACCGAATACCCAGAATCGGACCTCGAAGATTACGACGACGGCGTCGATTTCCCGTACGACGACCCTCCCCTGGTCTGCTGCTTCGGGGCTGCGCAGAAGGAGTTCGTCCCGAGGGTCCGGGTCTCCGACAACCCAATGCACCCCGACATCTACTCGCAGTGGAAGATGCTCCAATGGGACCCGCCGGAGTTCGTGAGGGCGCCGGGCGGGTCGCCCTCCAACGTGGCCATCTCGCACGTGCGGCTCGGCGGGAGGGCGGCGTTTATGGGGAAGGTCGGGAAGGACGATTTTGGGGATGAGCTGGTGCTGATGATGAACAAGGAGAGGGTTCAGACGCGCGCGGTGAAGTTGGATTCGACGGCGAAGACGGCGATGACTTACATGAAGATTAAGTTCGACGATGAGAGGATGTGGGCGGAGACGGTGAAGGAGTCCGCCGAGGACTCGTTGCTTTGCTCCGAGCTCAACCTCGCCGTGCTCAAAGAGGTATTGTACATAGTGTTTACATTGAGTTTGTTTAAGGGCCACTCTTAGCTCATAAGGCGCTTCTCCTATTAGTAGAAACACGTCGGAATTTTCATAAACAGTCGAAGAAACATTTCAAAATGCTTTCTGGATAAGCACCCAAGAAGTGCTTCTTGAATAAGCACTTGGGAAGTAGGGATTGGTTCTTGGAATAGCGCCTAGGAAGTGTGTTTCGATTAAGCACCTAGGAAGTGCTTGGAAAAGAACTTTGGAAGTAGTGTTTGGAAAAGAACTTTGGAAGTAGTGTTTGGAAAAGAACTTTGGAAGTAGGAAGTGCTTCTTGGAAAAGCATTTAAGAAATGCATCCTCAAGAAGCACCTATGAAGTGCTTCtccaaaagtgcttttgaattTCTCTACAAAATGATGTTAGAAGTGCCTTTGATCTGAAAGGGCTAAAGCTTTAGTATACAATTAATTGAGAGTGCATCAATTGTTCATTTGAGCACATCGTTTCATCACAGGGAAGTGATTTCCGCACTTTCGTATTGTTGTTTGGTATGAATTCTTATGTTGTTGAAAAGGGGTGAGATCATTAGTATAATACGTTTTGATGCCTTAATGCAGGCTAGAGTTTTCCATTTCACTTCAGAAGTTTTGACATCTCCCTCAATGTGACCGACCTTATTCAGAGCAATGTCTTATTCCAAAAAGTTTGGAGGTCTTGTGTTTTTCGATGTGAATTTGTCATTGCCTCTGTGGAAATCGCGCGATGAAACGAGGAAGTACATCAACAGAGCCTGGAACGATGCTGATATAATTGAGGTTTCGAGGCAGGAATTGGAATTCCTTCTTGATGAAGACTACTACGTGGGGAAGAGGAACTACAGGCCCCAGTATTATGCTGAGGAGTTTGAGCAAACCAAGAAGCGGAGAGATTATTACCATTACATGCCTGAGGAAATAACTCCGTTATGGCATAAAGGACTTAAGTTCCTGTTTGTGACGGATGGAACTCTTCGAATTCATTACTATTCTCCTTTGTTTCACGGTGTTGTCATTGGAACAGAAGATGTGCTCATAACCCCATTCACTTGTGATAGAACTGGTTCTGGAGATGCAGTTGTAGCTGCTATCATGCGAAAGCTGACAACTCACCCCGAGATGTATGAAGACCAAGATGTTTTGGAAGGGGAACTTCGATTTGCAGTTGCAGCAGGAATTATATCGCAGTGGACGATCGGTGCTGTTCGAGGTTTTCCGACAGAAAGCGCTACTCAAAATCTGAAGGAGCAGGTTTATGTGCCTTCGATGTGGTAGTAATGTACAAAATTGTTCATTGTATCGTATGATCTCGATAGCGTTGAAAATTTTGTCAATGTAGGAAGAATATGTAAGAAGAAAGATTGTATCCAGCGTACACTAGTCTAGCATTTGAATTCAATTACTCTTGCAATTGCAGCAGAAACCAAATACACATGGGCTTTAGAAATGGGAATTGCTTTTGGAGCAAATATATTCCTCATAATCCTTGTACCGTATAGCGCACCCAAGCAAAAGGAGCCCCCATCTAAtcaaggagaaaaacttgtgtacgGGTGCCTGGATCACGTCAATTATGGGCCAGCTCTCACaaaagcatgaaactcttgTATTTTAGTCACGTGTGGCTCTTTATTGGTCTCATCCAATGTGAGAGATGCGCTACTAGAGTAACTCTATCGAGGTTTCCCTCCTAATTGAAGGACCCCAAAcagtaatcacaaagaaagcaagtAGTTCCACCTGCGGATCATCCCGTGCCTGACTATGAGCTTGATTTTTTGGAGAAAGGCTCTAGTTAGTTTCAATAAATCGCCTGCAGGACAACAAGTGAAAAATCCGCTTGAAATGTATGAAACTTCTTTCTATTGGAGGTTGTGCAAGAAAAATTACATTCAAATTCATCGCGGAGCTCTTTGTTTTTTCAgaccaaatcaaagaaaaaaataattgaatcaATGAATTACTATAGCAGCTCCTTTCTGACAACGGCAAGAGGTCTCTGGCTAATCAAACTACCCGAAATTTATCCTAAAACTGTACTCGAGCTCCACCTTCTCTGCAATCTCAAATTGCCTTCTCAGTCTGATTTCATCATAAACCAAAACTTGCATTGCGAATCACAACTTTTCGACCCTGTACAGCAAGCACACTCTCTGAGACCGAGCAGAAAAAGCACTTCTTTCAAAAGCCCACCAAGTCGGGCTGCCATTTTGAGCAGTGGTATTGTGTAGTATTTTCTACAGCATGAGctagccacatgcattctccgTCCGACTGCATCATCTTTGCGACGAAACAGTTGCACTTCGTCTCTCATCAAACTTCACCCTAGACATTTGCTCTTGCGTCTTGTTACAGATGCAACCGGGAAAGGGATTTGCATAAAAGTTCTCCTCCAACCTTGGTGACTCACCGATCTGTCTAGCATATGGTGCTCCAAGCCTGTCAGAATGCAGATTTTTAACCGCGGACGAAAGAAGTTCCCATGATATTGCTCCCTTATCCAACAGATCGACGAGTTGAACAAAATTTTGTCtgaaatgaaaatcataacATGTCAGAAAACTAGTTCATGATATATCTTCCAACCAAAAGGTTGGGAATTTGAGGAGCCAAATACTAAATGCCTGGTATGAAAGCGAACCTGTCAGGGTTGATAGTCTTCTGGAACCCTTCAAATCTCCTATGTCCCTGCACCGCCTTGGCCATATTTCCATCATACGTATAAACAAAGGCATCACTCTCCATTGCTACAATATAATCCAAGGCTGCAAGCCGATTTTGGTAAGGCTTGAAGGGCTCTAGCTCTTCTTCTGT from Pyrus communis chromosome 17, drPyrComm1.1, whole genome shotgun sequence includes the following:
- the LOC137722064 gene encoding fructokinase-like 1, chloroplastic, with product MSYSKKFGGLVFFDVNLSLPLWKSRDETRKYINRAWNDADIIEVSRQELEFLLDEDYYVGKRNYRPQYYAEEFEQTKKRRDYYHYMPEEITPLWHKGLKFLFVTDGTLRIHYYSPLFHGVVIGTEDVLITPFTCDRTGSGDAVVAAIMRKLTTHPEMYEDQDVLEGELRFAVAAGIISQWTIGAVRGFPTESATQNLKEQVYVPSMW
- the LOC137723730 gene encoding protein transport protein yos1-like — its product is MGLWTVFQGFLLLANAFAILNEDRFLGPRGWTLLQLQGGRRTTLKGQITGFIHACQFFRFPLIILNLVTIVVKLISG
- the LOC137723407 gene encoding fructokinase-like 1, chloroplastic, translating into MASFHISPPLVVNPRSVISKGVDLESLKLKAFNPQFLLLQPPKSRNLNPPGVSINGEDNGCIEPIKPTRRSRKKGPTSSDSEVPKKTKRSKKSEVVNGAVEPEPVSAIQTEYPESDLEDYDDGVDFPYDDPPLVCCFGAAQKEFVPRVRVSDNPMHPDIYSQWKMLQWDPPEFVRAPGGSPSNVAISHVRLGGRAAFMGKVGKDDFGDELVLMMNKERVQTRAVKLDSTAKTAMTYMKIKFDDERMWAETVKESAEDSLLCSELNLAVLKEARVFHFTSEVLTSPSM